The sequence below is a genomic window from Budorcas taxicolor isolate Tak-1 chromosome 4, Takin1.1, whole genome shotgun sequence.
CCCTCCAATCCAGAACTCAGTCCTTAACTCAGTCCTCTTACTTATTACTCATACCAATGACTAGGCCAATTTCCTGCTATTAACATATTTTCTGTGGATCCAAGTCCTTCTGATCCCAACCACTGTACATTCTCCTTAGAAGCTAAATAGTAAGAAAATTGGCGGAAACAAAATAGAGTCATCTctcagcaaactccgggagatggtgaaggacagggaggcccggcgtgctgcagtccatgagtctgcagagtcagacccgacttagtgactgaacaacaacagcaacaacagtattGGTAGGGGATTGGTTAAGGACCCCCAGATGCTatgaatgtggaaaagccttcatTCGAAGCGCATCTCGGGACCTTCCTGGaaactcggtggtaaagaatccgcttgccaatgcaggagacacaggtttgatcgctgatctgggaagatcctacatgacacagagcaactaagcccttgagccacagctactgagcctttgCTCTGGAGCCCGAGAGCTGCAAATACTGAAACtccctagggcccatgctctgcaacaagagaaatcaccgtaatgagaagcccacaaactgcaactagacagcagcccccactcaccacaactagagcaaaggccctgcagcaaggaagactcagcacagccaaaagtaacaaataaataaagtctttaaaagattaaaaaaaaaaaaaagaaagcttacaTCTCACTAGATATCATAGAGTACACACTGGTGTGAAACCCTATAAACACTGAGTCAGAGGATGCTCAAGTCTCTCATATAAAATGATGTAGTAATGTGCATATAACTTGGGAATCCTgctatatactttaaatcatctctactTTACTTACACTACccaataaatgttatataaatagttGCCAGTACTCAACAAATTCAAGTTTCGCTTGTTGGAACCTTCTACatttcttttctgaatattttctacgCTAGTTGGGATGGATCTGAGTGAACGCAGAACCTAAGGACACAGACAGCCAATTATAATAAGCAGGTCTCTTCCCACCCTATATTCTCACTTCCTAGAAAGACAGCTCATTTAGACTACCACAGCCTTCCTGCTACATTGATcacctccctctcttctctttcaaccaGGAACAGAGAATCAACATTGACACCCCAccactacacacacatacacacacaaccccAGACACACTCACTCTTTATCCATAGCCTCATTCttgttctccttttctccctgcctcccacccacacACTCCACACATCCTCTGCTGCGGTAGCCCTGGCCGTGCCCCAGGACTGCTACTCCTCTGGTTGGTCCACAATCAGTACTCTGAAGGCGCAGAGTCCAACCTTGCCTCCAGAGCAAAGTACTCCTCCAGCCACTCTGTGCCTCCCAGCACCTGCTCACCCAGACTTACCACCAGATCCCAAACAGAAAAGAATGGATCCCAGATCCCCAGGCTGCGGCGAGGCCAGCTGGATCGGTAGCCTTCTAACGAGAACACTCAACTGTGCTcagtgagcacctactgtgtgtcaggaacTGTTAGATTCAGAGATGGTTGAAACTGATCACTCACCTTAAGACACTCACAGTGGAAGTGTTGCCCAACACTGGTTCACTTGCCTGACCCACAGTGAGACCAGACAAACTTCAACATGGGAATCTGggacagagaaaggtttattataAGGGCCATGCAAAGAGAGTGGGCGGCCCATAGTCAAAAGACCCAGTGGTCTTTTGATGGTTTGGGGAAAgagtttttaaaggcaaaataagTGGTGAAGTTTGTAGGGTGTGTGACTTTCTTCtaattggttggtggtgagataacaggtgacaccacccttacggcagaaagtgaagaggaactaaaaagcctcttgatgaaagtgaaagaggagagcgaaaaagttggcttaaagctcaacattcagaaaacgaagatcatggcatctggtcccatcacttcatgggaaatagatggggcaacagtggaaacagtgtcagactttattttttggggctctaaaatcactgcagatggtgactgcagccatgaaattaaaagacgcttactccttggaagaaaagttatgaccaacctagatagcatattcaaaagcagagacattactttgctgactaaggtccatctagtcaaggctatggtttttcctgtggtcatgtatggatgtgagagttggactgtaaagaaagctgagcactgaataattgatgcttttgaactgtggtgttggaaaagactcttcagagtcccttggactgcaaggagatccaacaagtccattctgaaggacatcagttctgggtgttcattggaaggactgatgctgaagctgaaactccagtactttggccacctgatgcgaagagttgactcattggaaaagactctgatgctgggagggattgggggcagaaggagaaggggatgacagaggatgagatggctggatggcatcactgactcgatggacatgagtctgggtgaactccgggagttggtgatggacagggaggcctggcatgctgcgattcatggggtcacaaagagtcgacacgactgagcgactgaactgaactgaatgaactgaggtaacagggtggtgcTCCAGGAATTTTGTTGTCACTGTTGATCAGTACACAAGTCTGTACTGTACATGtttcagactctctgtgaccccatggactgtagcattccaggctcctctgtccacgggattttccaggcaagaatactggagtgggttgccacttccttctctaggataTCTTCTCCTttcagggatcgaacatgtgtctcctgcattgataggcagattctttaccactgagccaccagaaaaaccCTAGAGCTATTTACTAATCTTTTAGCTATTTCTCTTCTGCAAACCTACAATTACAATAGtctaatctttttatttcatttttgttgttcagtcactaagtcgtgtttgactctttgcaaccccatggactttaaggTTGCTGCTGCGAGCCGTGTGCTATGCCGGGATTTGtgacctccagaggagaggatttGATCCAGGGCCAAAGACCAGGCTTGACCACAGGAGCTTTTTGTgtaacaaaattttattaaaatataagagagatagagaaaatttctaacatagacatcagaaaggagcagaaagaatgcccccttgctagtttttagcaaggtaTTTTCTGTCTGTTAGCAAGCTCTTAATCAGATaagagacacctcaaggctgagggagtttcaccaggcctGTCTCCTACAATACGCATTTTTGAGATGGAATGGGACAAGGTGTATCATCcctggccataaaacaattgacatgaatactggtttgttgagccattatcagcccaatgtttgagaaaagaaaacaaggttagtcttcagttcagttcagccgctcagtcgtgtccgactcttggcgaccccatggactgcagcacgccacacttccctgtccatcacaaactcctgaagtttactcacactcatgtctatcgagtcagtgatgccatccaaccatctcatcctctgtcgtccccttctcctcctgcccccaatctttcccaggatcagggtcttttcaaatgagttagttcttcacatcaggtggccaaagtattggagtttcagcttcaacatcagtccttccaatgaacactcaactcaggactggctggatttccttgctgtccaagggactctcaagagtcttctccaacaccacacttcaaaagcatcaattctttggggctcagctttgttcacagtccaaatctcacatccatacatgaccacaggaaaaaccatagccttgactagacggacctttgttggcaaaataatgtctttgctttttaatatgctgtctaggttggttaaaactttccttccaaggagtaagcgtcttttaatttcatggctgcaatcaccatctgcagtgattttggagccccagaaaataaagtctgacactgtttccactgtttctccatctattttccatgaagtgaaggttagtcttaggcagaaccattttgaagaaaggtagattccaagcaaatacataatTTCATTACCATAGCTTAAGGAaaaatttccataagaaaaacacattggttagctcTAGACAGAACCAGGTGTCATCAACACATAATTAAaagaagcctcttttaattttgtgtagagaaggaaagaaacatcTGCCACTTGCACtttatttcctcctgctgcttgggGATCTCTGGCCTTTCTATCTGTTACCCTCtcagactgcagcaagccagggtcttctgcactatctccctgagtttccttaaattcacgtccactgagtcagtgatgcttatctaactgtctcatcctcttcaGCCCCCTTCACCTTTTGTCTgcagtctttgttgttgttgttcagtcactcagtcctgttggactctttgcgaccccatggacagcagcacgccaggcttccctatcctccactgtctcccggagcttgctcaaactcatgttcattgagtcagtgatgccatccaaccacctcatcctctgcgatccccttttcctcctgccctcaatctttcccagcatcagggtcttttccaatgagttgactctttgcattaggtggccaaacttGTGCTCGGTCTGAAGTTACCATTCTCCACCTAGGTGGGGGCCTTAGTTCCCATTAAAAGTTCTCAGATATATTGTTACtatatcccttgaggaggaaccggGACTCTGCTTAATAATggaactattgtttcttgactgctcttcctttgtttctacaTTCCTTTACTTCCCTAATTAGAAACTGTTTGAAACTGCCCTTTGAAATTTAGGGAAGGTAATCTGCCATTTTCTCGGTAAgccagctttccaaataaagtcatattccttaCCTCAACATCTCATGTTCCAGATTCATTGGTCTGTTGCACAATGCACAGAGTGAGCCTGGACTTGGTAACAAAGTAGGGGCTTCCTCAacagctcagcggtaaagaatctgcctgaaatgaagGACACACCAGTCAGCTCCCTGggatgggaaaatcccctgggggaggaagtggcaatccactccagtattcttgcctggagaatacccaaggatggaggaacttgggggctacagtccatggggccacagagtcagacatgactgagcatgcacacacttacaCAGCACATAAAGTACTATCCCATCATCCTCAAaaaaatttatagcattaaaatttaaaacaaaaaagagttaATTGAGCAAAGTAGCATACACACGAACACATCACAGGTCTGCAGAAAATAAGGAATTTATAGAAATAATACTTTGGTAGGGGAAGCAGGACATATCAGTGTGCAAAGCACTATGTGATACACGGAGATTAAATAAACCACAGTCTCTGCTCTGCTtgttgccaaaatcttggctcctTGTGCACCAATGCCAAACATAAATATGGAGACAGttatggaggagaaagaaagaatggctGGCCACAAAAAAACAGTGGGGTCTCAGGAAATGTGCCCCACTCCGGGGTGAGTAGGTAGAGGTTATATAGTTGGGCAACGGTGTGTGATAAGGGTCTAGGCAGTAACAGTCTTGCATTCTTTCTTCTGCAAAGTTTCAAAAGAGTGAGGATGTATTCAGGGTCTTAGGTGGTTGGGGCTCCTAACCTTGAGCCTCTCTGGTccctttaatcttgcctcaggtGGTTTCCTGACTGTTCCTcccttgattagcaactgttctgctctttggaactcggagaaggtcatggaggctggagtttTGACTCTAAGAAATGGGGGACAAAAAGACCtccatgcccaggagccccacagggcccaGCTTGACATCTTGCTCCCAGGCACAAAACATTATTAGCTAAATATAATGCAAACTGCAGGGAATACCAAGTGCCCTGAGAAGGGAGAAGGCAAGATGAATTTAACTCTGATCCAAAGTACAAAGATCACTGAGGGTGAGGTTGGGGAGTACTCTCTCTAGGGCTCTGTGGGGGTTGGGGATAGAGTAACTAAGAGTCAGAAAAATTCCAGGTGGGGCAAAAGTAGGAGTTCAGCCTTGagcagaaaggaaggaggaagcttGCGCAGGAATGTAGGGATCTGGGCACAAAAGTGGGTGGAACCAGTGGGCTCCGCCccatctcttcctccctcctcctccccgtcCCAACCTACTTACTGCCGAGTGAGCTCAGACAGGTGTGGAAGTCCTAGCGCAGGTAAGAGGGCAGGAGGGTCGTGCCTTTGGGACTGGGGTGTAAGGAGGGCATCTGGCCCCTTTCTAGAACCTGTGACTCCTTCCTGTGCAGAGTTCAGGGGACTCCTGGCAGGCTGCCTGGTTGCTGCTGTGTTGCAGAGCAAAGAAAAGGCTTCTCCCCACCAGCCTCGGAGCCCCTTCAGTAATAACTTCAGGCAGGACACTTGAAGTCTGAGTTTACTGAGTTAGGGCCCATAGAGGGTGGTGGACCCTGACAGACGTGGGACGGGGAGAGGTCAAGAATTAGTGGACCGAGGTCCCTCACTCAAGACCCTGGTCTGTAAGACACTCAGGCACTTGTATCCTGTGTCTGTATACACTTCTCTCCCTCCAACTGGAGCATGGGCTGATTGAAGGAAATGGGAAGATGGGGTCAAATAGGGTAAGGCTGAGGTCAGACTGAGGGCTTGGGactggggaggtgggaaggggtagATTTAGAGCCAGCAAAAATAAGGGGCGTGGCCTGCCCATCACCTGGATTCCTGAGATGCCGGGAGCACGGAGAGGCCCCAGGCAGGGCCTGTCCACTACTGGGACCTGGAAGGCATAGAAATGTGGAGCTGGAAGAGAAGtcacagggaagaaagaaaaaggaaggaactaGAGGTCATGGCACAGCAAATACACTTAAACAGGGGCTGGGAGTCAGAACTCCTGGGCTGGTTTCCTGGCTGTTCCAAATATATCGATACCCCGGGATCATACTCCTAGGTGATCCTAGAGAAAACtccagagctgggggtggggggaccctGCAGATCATTTCTTTGGGCCATTTATTTTGATTTGATATAGAAAGAACAAAGCCAGACAGAGGTGTCTGATAGGCTTACTTTGAAATCTGACCCAGCCGTGATGCCAACTGCTAGTTTGGACACAACAGCTGTGTGTCTTTTTgcaggagcctggggaggggccATGGTGCCAGGCCAGCCGTGGGGGAAACTGGAGAAGCCGCTTCTCTTCCTGTGCTGCACCTCCTTCCTCCTGGGGCTGGCTTTGCTGGGGATACGGCCGGACATCACCCCTGTGGCTTATTTCTTTCTCAGCTTGGGTGGCTTCCTTTTGTTGGGCTGCCTCCTGGCCTGTTTTTTGGAACGGGGTTCTCGATCAGTGCAGACCGAGAGCCCAGGGGCCTCCAGCAATGCACGGTGAGTTGAGGGGTGGGCAGGACTGGAAGAGTACACGTGGACCCATTCTTCCTTTGTACTTCTGGCCTCCAGGCATACAGATTCTGCTTTCCCTGGTCACTGATAGCAGGGAGTGGAGGGGTCTTTTGCTGATAgaagacagaaagggaaaaaaggctCCTTTTAGGAAGCCACTAATGGCCTtatttctccccccacccccactcaggGACAACGAAGCCTTTGAGGTGCCAACCTATGTCGAAGCCACAGTGACGGAGCCGCAGCCACAGCCGCACCCCCAAGAG
It includes:
- the TMEM139 gene encoding transmembrane protein 139, producing the protein MPTASLDTTAVCLFAGAWGGAMVPGQPWGKLEKPLLFLCCTSFLLGLALLGIRPDITPVAYFFLSLGGFLLLGCLLACFLERGSRSVQTESPGASSNARDNEAFEVPTYVEATVTEPQPQPHPQELDQPPSYSSIVIPPGLEEGQPNHPEEPRRARLDRRVGSEGSVTSASPRRPPVSLRLRWSRAASTVPDLQTLWTTPRLEPLTPPPAYEVSCDHSDDDVFYGNNWTPP